The Rhizobium favelukesii genome window below encodes:
- the trbJ gene encoding P-type conjugative transfer protein TrbJ — protein MSEAIQFLKLGKSLVVGLVAAGLTATPTVSYAGGAVTGATEMTQLLNNGELISLVGQSSEQIANQITQITQLAEQIQNQLNIYQNMLQNTAQLPNHIWGQVEGDLNQLRDIVNQGQGIAFSMGNADDLLKQRFKSYADLKTSLPNAESFSSTYQTWSNTNRDTISSTLKAASLTADQFDSEEDTMGQLQSMSQSADGQMKALQVGHQIAAQQVAQIQKLRGIVSQQTTMMGTWLQSEQTDKDLAQARREKFFNADVQSIPSGQKMEPRW, from the coding sequence ATGAGTGAAGCAATCCAGTTCTTGAAGCTCGGCAAATCATTGGTGGTGGGATTGGTCGCCGCCGGCCTTACCGCCACGCCCACTGTTTCCTATGCAGGAGGCGCAGTTACCGGCGCGACCGAAATGACGCAGCTCTTGAACAACGGCGAACTGATATCTTTGGTCGGGCAATCGAGCGAGCAGATCGCAAATCAGATCACCCAGATTACCCAGCTTGCCGAGCAGATCCAAAACCAGCTCAATATCTATCAAAACATGCTGCAGAATACGGCCCAGCTTCCGAACCATATCTGGGGCCAGGTTGAAGGTGACCTGAACCAGCTGCGCGATATCGTCAATCAGGGTCAGGGCATCGCCTTTTCCATGGGCAACGCTGACGATCTTCTGAAGCAACGCTTCAAAAGCTATGCGGACTTGAAGACAAGCCTGCCAAACGCCGAGAGCTTTTCGTCCACCTATCAGACGTGGTCGAACACGAACCGCGACACGATTTCCAGCACTCTCAAGGCCGCAAGCCTCACCGCCGATCAGTTCGACAGCGAAGAGGATACGATGGGCCAACTGCAATCAATGTCGCAATCAGCGGACGGCCAGATGAAGGCACTTCAGGTCGGCCACCAGATCGCCGCTCAGCAGGTCGCCCAGATACAGAAGCTACGCGGAATTGTCTCCCAGCAGACCACGATGATGGGGACCTGGCTGCAGAGCGAACAGACGGACAAGGATCTGGCGCAGGCTCGTCGAGAGAAATTCTTCAATGCGGACGTCCAATCCATTCCCTCCGGTCAGAAAATGGAGCCCCGCTGGTGA
- a CDS encoding alpha/beta hydrolase encodes MYLSWLDRWDEQRARLGEDGKETTSFILDADRAFPGEEIGSIREFLARADEASTDPTFFDEQNGGDQRFDVREHWVKFPSDNSTDVAENNIVWAKITKSGSLDKALVIFHHWNARARNAQIAGFLSRRGITVVEIAMPYHFERSRPGSLHADYMLSANLGRTIQAVRQAVCDGRKLIRWLKSQGYREISVLGMSLGSWVAGLIAAHDPNVSKASLFLTGGSLADMVWTGRATRSIRRSLESEIELADLRRAWGPLNLENSAHRLARPDLDLQVVLAKRDTVVMPELSESLLRSLKIAGGQPQILKLNCGHYSLGKLPYILYAGLSLKRFLS; translated from the coding sequence TTGTATCTTAGCTGGCTTGATCGGTGGGATGAACAGCGGGCGCGTCTCGGTGAGGACGGGAAGGAAACAACCAGCTTCATCCTTGATGCAGACCGTGCCTTTCCAGGTGAGGAAATCGGCAGTATCCGCGAATTTCTTGCCCGCGCAGATGAAGCTTCGACTGACCCTACGTTTTTTGATGAGCAAAACGGCGGCGATCAACGATTCGACGTGAGAGAGCATTGGGTTAAATTCCCATCGGACAATTCCACCGATGTCGCAGAGAACAATATCGTCTGGGCGAAGATCACCAAAAGTGGATCCCTCGACAAGGCACTGGTGATCTTTCACCATTGGAACGCACGGGCTCGAAACGCTCAAATTGCCGGCTTTTTGTCACGGCGCGGCATCACAGTCGTCGAGATCGCGATGCCGTATCACTTTGAGCGTAGCCGTCCCGGTTCATTGCACGCGGATTACATGCTGAGCGCCAACCTTGGTCGAACGATCCAAGCCGTGAGGCAGGCCGTATGTGATGGAAGAAAACTCATCCGTTGGCTTAAGAGCCAGGGCTATCGAGAAATCTCGGTCCTCGGCATGAGCCTCGGTTCCTGGGTCGCAGGATTGATTGCCGCACATGATCCGAACGTTTCGAAGGCTTCGCTGTTCCTGACGGGTGGAAGCCTTGCGGATATGGTTTGGACGGGTCGTGCAACACGATCCATCCGGAGAAGCCTCGAGTCAGAAATCGAGCTGGCTGATCTCAGGAGAGCATGGGGTCCACTTAACCTCGAAAACTCCGCGCATCGTTTGGCGCGGCCGGATCTCGATCTTCAGGTGGTGTTGGCCAAGCGAGACACGGTTGTGATGCCGGAGCTGTCGGAAAGCCTGTTACGAAGTTTGAAAATCGCCGGCGGCCAGCCGCAGATCCTGAAACTAAACTGTGGGCACTATTCCCTTGGGAAGCTGCCATACATTTTGTATGCCGGTTTGAGCTTGAAACGGTTTCTGTCTTGA
- a CDS encoding conjugal transfer protein TraB, producing MRPDWLQPFTLALAAATTGYISWSGHALALPAAIAFPALWSLAHSRRAASVVSAAYFLAASRGLPQGVAAFYQSDIWPGLILWLVASSGFVFVHVALWSRQSGGWKALRYTIAMVLMALPPFGIVGWAHPITAAGVLFPGWGWAGLAAVTAGLALMTTQYRPAVAITLAGFWLWSAAFWTAPDIGRHWQGVDLQLGNRLGRDNSLARHSDLVATLRSERRPGSTFMLLPESALGFWTLSVERVWRQQLAEADLSVIAGAAVVDREGYDNVLVRVSATDSEILYRERMPVPGSMWQPWLAPIGKSGGARADFFANPVVSVGGQRVAPLICYEQLIIWPVLQSMLHDPDLVVAVGNDWWTKGTAIIGIQRASAEAWARLFNKPLVMSFNT from the coding sequence ATGCGCCCTGATTGGCTTCAACCTTTTACCCTCGCTCTGGCTGCTGCCACGACTGGATATATCTCCTGGAGCGGACATGCCCTGGCGCTTCCCGCAGCGATCGCATTTCCGGCGCTTTGGTCGCTGGCGCACAGTCGTCGGGCCGCAAGTGTCGTTTCGGCCGCCTATTTTCTGGCGGCGTCGCGCGGTCTGCCGCAAGGCGTGGCTGCCTTCTATCAATCCGATATCTGGCCGGGACTGATCTTGTGGCTCGTCGCCTCAAGCGGCTTCGTTTTCGTTCACGTCGCACTCTGGTCGCGTCAGTCCGGCGGCTGGAAAGCCCTGCGATATACGATCGCGATGGTCCTCATGGCCCTTCCACCCTTCGGCATTGTTGGCTGGGCACATCCGATCACGGCGGCAGGCGTTCTCTTTCCAGGATGGGGCTGGGCCGGACTTGCGGCAGTGACAGCCGGTCTCGCGCTCATGACGACGCAATATCGACCGGCTGTAGCCATAACCCTTGCAGGCTTCTGGCTCTGGTCCGCCGCATTCTGGACAGCACCGGACATAGGGCGGCATTGGCAGGGGGTCGACCTGCAGCTCGGAAATAGACTCGGTCGCGATAACAGTCTCGCTCGGCATAGTGATCTTGTTGCAACGCTGCGCTCTGAGCGTCGCCCCGGCTCCACTTTCATGCTCTTGCCTGAAAGTGCTCTCGGGTTTTGGACGCTATCGGTCGAACGCGTGTGGCGGCAGCAACTGGCCGAGGCCGATCTGAGCGTCATCGCCGGCGCGGCTGTCGTCGATCGGGAAGGATATGACAATGTGCTGGTTCGCGTCTCGGCCACCGACAGTGAGATCCTCTATCGGGAACGCATGCCAGTGCCTGGCTCGATGTGGCAGCCCTGGTTGGCACCGATCGGAAAGAGCGGCGGAGCCAGAGCGGACTTCTTTGCTAATCCGGTCGTGTCCGTTGGCGGCCAGCGCGTGGCCCCACTCATTTGCTACGAGCAACTCATCATCTGGCCCGTCCTGCAGTCGATGCTTCATGATCCAGACCTCGTCGTCGCCGTCGGAAACGACTGGTGGACCAAAGGGACCGCAATCATCGGCATACAGCGCGCCAGCGCCGAGGCTTGGGCGCGGCTGTTCAACAAACCTCTCGTGATGTCTTTCAACACCTGA
- the trbG gene encoding P-type conjugative transfer protein TrbG, which produces MRIKHKRVALRCMLALAVSTAVSPLAIAQSLTGNEAKGTNLSGKWRGQTGLVTRGPDGKVIFLFGETQPSVVCSPLQVCDIELQGGEIVRDVLVGDTVRWKVEPATSGAAGGQAIHLIVKPSEPGLVTSMVVTTSRRTYHIQLKSHPTQYMARVGFEYPEDAATKLSDINARIQAMTGPGGGVAPEQLAFSYSLSGSAPWRPKRVYSDGQKTYIQFPRAISGQDAPVLFVVSGGQNRIVNYRMKNDMMIVDYNIDKAILISGVGWKQQKITIRRGG; this is translated from the coding sequence ATGAGGATCAAACACAAACGCGTCGCTCTTCGCTGCATGCTGGCGCTTGCCGTATCGACCGCAGTTTCACCGTTGGCCATCGCGCAAAGCCTGACGGGCAATGAGGCCAAAGGGACGAACCTCTCGGGCAAATGGCGAGGGCAGACCGGACTGGTCACACGCGGACCGGACGGCAAGGTGATCTTCCTTTTTGGTGAGACGCAGCCCTCCGTCGTCTGCTCCCCTTTGCAGGTCTGCGATATCGAGCTGCAGGGCGGCGAAATTGTCCGCGACGTCCTTGTCGGTGATACCGTGCGCTGGAAGGTGGAGCCAGCAACGTCGGGCGCCGCCGGTGGACAGGCGATCCATCTGATCGTCAAGCCGTCCGAGCCGGGGCTTGTCACGTCCATGGTGGTGACGACCTCACGCCGCACCTACCATATCCAGTTGAAATCGCATCCAACGCAATACATGGCCCGCGTCGGGTTCGAATATCCCGAAGATGCCGCCACGAAGCTCTCCGATATCAATGCGCGCATCCAGGCGATGACCGGGCCGGGCGGCGGAGTGGCTCCGGAACAGCTTGCCTTCTCCTATTCGTTGAGCGGAAGCGCCCCGTGGCGGCCGAAGCGGGTCTATTCCGATGGGCAGAAGACCTACATCCAGTTTCCCCGTGCGATCTCCGGTCAGGATGCGCCCGTCCTCTTCGTCGTCTCGGGCGGCCAGAACCGCATCGTCAACTATCGGATGAAGAACGACATGATGATCGTCGACTACAACATCGACAAGGCGATCCTGATCTCCGGGGTCGGCTGGAAGCAGCAGAAGATCACGATCCGGCGGGGAGGGTGA
- the trbL gene encoding P-type conjugative transfer protein TrbL produces the protein MVKRNRRSTILVAGIAFLALAAPAFAQQGQVLTELENQVSTAAKGWETTVMDAAKSLFWILAGIEVGIAAVWLAIQAASLDSWFAELVRRIMFIGFFAFALTQGPTFARAVVDSLFQIGAGGGSASPAEVFDAGIRVASQMSEQAKFGVFEDNALAIAAVLAMGIVVICFSLVAAIFVSVMVEMYVGLLAGMIMLGLGGSSFTKDFAIRYLVYAFGVGMKLMALVMIAKIGSNVLLGLARAPTAESDQFITTLAIAGISVVVFIIAMYVPNIIQGVVQGASVSGGMETIRHGGQAASFAAGGAFLGAGAVGAGFVAAQAARAGGSSAAGSVLRGMGASFSSGAMAAGSAAKEKAIGSPGAYAGSLLGLANAKLDQARGNPSTPTPPPERPDKP, from the coding sequence ATGGTGAAGCGCAATCGGAGAAGCACCATCCTCGTCGCGGGAATCGCCTTCCTTGCTTTGGCGGCACCAGCCTTCGCCCAACAAGGCCAAGTGCTGACGGAGTTGGAAAACCAGGTCTCGACTGCCGCCAAAGGGTGGGAAACCACCGTCATGGATGCGGCGAAATCGCTGTTCTGGATCCTCGCAGGCATCGAGGTCGGCATTGCTGCGGTGTGGCTCGCGATCCAGGCAGCATCGCTGGACAGTTGGTTTGCCGAGCTCGTCCGTCGCATCATGTTCATCGGCTTTTTTGCCTTCGCTTTGACGCAGGGCCCGACCTTCGCCAGGGCTGTCGTCGACAGTCTTTTCCAAATCGGCGCCGGTGGCGGCTCTGCGTCTCCAGCCGAAGTCTTCGACGCCGGAATTCGCGTAGCGTCCCAGATGTCGGAACAGGCGAAGTTCGGCGTCTTCGAAGACAATGCCCTGGCTATCGCCGCCGTGCTTGCGATGGGCATCGTCGTCATCTGCTTCTCGCTTGTCGCGGCAATCTTCGTATCGGTCATGGTCGAGATGTATGTCGGCCTGCTGGCAGGCATGATCATGCTCGGGCTTGGCGGCTCCTCCTTCACCAAGGACTTTGCGATCCGCTATCTCGTCTATGCTTTCGGCGTTGGGATGAAGCTGATGGCCTTGGTCATGATCGCCAAGATCGGCTCGAACGTCCTGCTTGGACTGGCGCGGGCCCCGACAGCCGAAAGCGACCAGTTCATCACCACACTCGCGATCGCTGGCATTTCGGTCGTCGTCTTCATCATCGCGATGTACGTCCCGAACATCATCCAGGGCGTCGTGCAAGGGGCGTCGGTCTCCGGCGGCATGGAGACAATTCGCCACGGTGGACAGGCGGCCTCGTTCGCAGCGGGCGGCGCGTTTCTCGGAGCTGGCGCCGTCGGCGCTGGTTTTGTCGCCGCGCAGGCAGCGCGCGCCGGTGGATCCTCGGCCGCAGGTTCAGTACTCCGGGGCATGGGCGCAAGTTTCAGCTCCGGTGCCATGGCTGCCGGATCCGCCGCCAAGGAAAAAGCAATCGGTTCGCCCGGTGCCTATGCCGGCTCCCTTCTTGGACTGGCGAACGCGAAGCTCGATCAGGCAAGGGGCAATCCGTCAACTCCGACGCCCCCTCCGGAAAGACCGGACAAACCATAA
- the trbK gene encoding entry exclusion protein TrbK — translation MTRPVLIASVCVVITVIAVTSVVLVRGERSAAPQMSEEQRAKREKFFGTGKALPPIEKGQEMRPRW, via the coding sequence GTGACCCGCCCCGTACTGATCGCCTCCGTGTGCGTCGTGATCACGGTGATTGCCGTCACCTCAGTCGTCCTGGTTCGTGGCGAAAGGTCCGCCGCGCCGCAGATGAGTGAAGAGCAACGAGCAAAACGCGAGAAGTTCTTTGGCACGGGCAAGGCGCTGCCACCGATCGAAAAGGGCCAGGAGATGCGCCCGAGATGGTGA
- the traF gene encoding conjugative transfer signal peptidase TraF, with the protein MSHISPTLAVARQRRPALAFLAVSCGVVLAVIVGGTIGGLRINTTPSEPLGLWRVALLEHPVQVGEMVFVCPPETDAVSEGFERDYLRSGLCPGGFGPLIKTVPAVGGQRIAIAGNVTIDGRPIANSRLVSQDGQGRPLRPYAGGTIPAGFLFLHSPFPGSWDSRYFGPVPGSGVLGLAEQVLTYAP; encoded by the coding sequence ATGTCTCACATCTCCCCCACCTTAGCCGTTGCGCGCCAAAGGCGCCCGGCTCTCGCTTTCCTCGCAGTGTCATGTGGCGTTGTGCTCGCGGTGATTGTCGGCGGCACCATCGGCGGCCTGCGCATCAACACCACGCCCAGCGAGCCGCTCGGGCTCTGGCGTGTCGCACTCCTCGAACACCCGGTTCAGGTGGGTGAAATGGTGTTCGTCTGCCCGCCGGAGACCGACGCTGTTTCCGAGGGATTTGAGAGAGACTACCTTCGCTCGGGCCTGTGCCCTGGCGGCTTTGGCCCCCTCATCAAAACGGTGCCTGCAGTCGGCGGGCAGCGCATCGCGATCGCCGGCAATGTCACGATCGATGGACGGCCGATCGCAAACTCGAGGCTCGTGTCTCAGGACGGCCAGGGGCGGCCATTGCGCCCCTACGCAGGAGGGACGATTCCGGCCGGCTTCCTGTTCCTCCATTCGCCATTTCCCGGATCCTGGGACTCTCGATATTTCGGGCCGGTCCCAGGATCCGGTGTTCTCGGCCTCGCAGAACAGGTGCTTACCTATGCGCCCTGA
- a CDS encoding TraH family protein, with protein sequence MDAALIAKCADPSLPPAIVEQFISAVGSDDPLAVTVNADGRLVLIPKPRSPDEAMGVVKNYVGHAIVRVGITQFPADVGVDDASQLQSDMFEACANLRTGTGIFAKVARIVTKWYGRPTNKELLPQLVDDTIYAWKTGSFEGDNVFRASDPGGPTFFGTRSEKRAEGTDPVAPPMESEDASQPAEPDKATEAGMRIDLSRIGGQK encoded by the coding sequence ATGGACGCTGCCCTCATTGCGAAATGCGCCGATCCAAGCCTTCCCCCCGCTATCGTGGAACAGTTCATTTCGGCCGTCGGTTCCGACGATCCACTCGCCGTCACCGTGAATGCTGATGGTCGGCTGGTTCTCATCCCCAAACCTCGCTCGCCCGACGAGGCCATGGGTGTGGTCAAAAACTATGTCGGTCATGCCATCGTGCGGGTCGGCATCACCCAGTTTCCGGCGGATGTTGGCGTCGACGACGCATCGCAGCTTCAATCAGATATGTTCGAGGCCTGCGCGAATTTGCGCACAGGGACAGGCATATTCGCAAAGGTCGCCCGCATCGTCACCAAATGGTACGGCCGCCCCACGAATAAAGAGCTTCTTCCGCAGTTGGTGGACGATACGATCTACGCTTGGAAGACGGGCAGCTTCGAGGGCGACAACGTGTTCCGTGCCTCAGATCCTGGTGGCCCGACTTTCTTTGGTACACGCTCAGAAAAGCGTGCCGAAGGTACGGATCCCGTGGCGCCTCCCATGGAAAGTGAAGATGCCTCACAACCGGCCGAGCCGGATAAGGCTACGGAGGCAGGAATGAGGATCGATCTTTCGAGGATCGGCGGACAAAAATAA
- a CDS encoding transcriptional repressor TraM: MGYERNDTATDIDLRPIIGLLSNEPEQVVEILTVGAIKKHRKLVDRAERMFQVAHAGDRDDENEPGDAHLAYLEATIEMHAQMSALTTLLNILGRTPKV, encoded by the coding sequence ATGGGTTACGAGAGAAATGACACTGCCACGGACATCGACCTGCGGCCGATCATCGGATTGCTCTCCAACGAGCCCGAGCAAGTTGTCGAAATCCTGACGGTCGGCGCGATCAAGAAACATCGCAAGCTTGTCGACCGCGCCGAGAGAATGTTCCAGGTCGCTCATGCCGGTGACCGAGACGACGAGAACGAGCCTGGTGACGCTCACCTAGCCTATCTGGAAGCAACGATCGAAATGCATGCGCAGATGTCTGCGCTCACGACACTTCTCAACATTCTGGGCCGAACACCGAAAGTCTGA
- a CDS encoding autoinducer binding domain-containing protein, producing the protein MNQLVAGLLEISAVAHDDATLKAALADLADRFEFSGYDYTKMQPGDFYVISNLHPERLKRRRKLDLDRRNPIMKRAHQSRRVFIWSGTPQTGTEPEEDQTFYETAAQFGIRSGITIPIAISSGAISVLTFVSPKSVVTAHDEIDPIAASSAVGQLHARIEQLKIAPSIQEPFYLSPKEGTYTRWLSLGKTVEDTADIEQVKYNTVRIALAEARRRYDLCNNTQLVALAIRRGLI; encoded by the coding sequence ATGAATCAACTTGTAGCAGGGCTTTTAGAAATCAGCGCTGTCGCGCATGACGATGCAACGCTGAAAGCCGCCTTGGCGGATTTGGCAGATCGGTTCGAATTTTCCGGCTACGACTATACCAAAATGCAACCGGGCGACTTTTACGTGATATCGAACCTTCATCCCGAAAGGCTGAAACGAAGACGAAAGTTGGACCTGGACCGACGAAATCCGATTATGAAGCGTGCCCATCAATCACGGCGCGTCTTTATCTGGTCTGGTACCCCACAAACCGGAACGGAACCGGAGGAAGACCAGACATTCTATGAAACTGCAGCGCAGTTCGGGATCCGTTCAGGCATCACCATTCCAATTGCTATTTCCAGTGGCGCCATCTCAGTCCTCACCTTCGTCTCTCCAAAGTCCGTTGTGACCGCGCACGACGAAATCGATCCGATCGCCGCATCCTCCGCGGTTGGGCAGCTACATGCCCGCATTGAGCAGCTAAAGATAGCTCCTTCAATCCAGGAACCCTTTTACCTCTCTCCGAAGGAGGGGACCTACACGCGGTGGCTTTCACTCGGCAAAACGGTGGAAGACACGGCCGATATCGAGCAGGTCAAATATAATACCGTCCGTATTGCGCTCGCCGAGGCACGACGGCGATATGACCTCTGCAACAACACGCAGCTCGTGGCTCTGGCAATTCGGCGTGGCCTGATTTGA
- the trbI gene encoding IncP-type conjugal transfer protein TrbI, producing the protein MVQSLQLGTSNRSADEKGMKRLNRVPLFFGIGILVLFLAVLVYGLSSRGLRFGQHDPNESGSGTPASTFADQLKRGVKDGIIGDREEQQPVFQPTPVPQQQEAARPVEAEPKVEPREPRRSRMESDEEWNARMLREQREQIFREQQRQRMASLQAKGAALDSPLKVDITDVSAQAPGAASAGPRQSNSATNGSQDLYAAALRAGAAGQVDQNGQTSKEDFFNADIKDLGYLPNQVVPQQSRYELKRGSVIPATLITGINSDLPGRITAQISQNVYDSATGHYTLVPQGTKLLGRYDSKVSFGQNRVLVVWTDIIFPNGSTLQIGGMAGTDSEGYGGFSDKVDNHYLRTFGSAALVALIGTGIDMSMPQSSTLATQDTASDAARRNFAETFGRVAEQTISKNLNVQPTIKIRPGYSFNVLVDQDIIFPGNYSN; encoded by the coding sequence ATGGTCCAATCGCTGCAACTGGGAACGTCAAATCGGTCTGCTGACGAGAAAGGGATGAAGCGCCTCAATCGCGTGCCCCTGTTCTTCGGCATCGGGATCCTGGTTCTGTTCCTTGCCGTTCTCGTTTACGGCCTCTCCTCACGCGGACTGAGGTTTGGGCAGCACGACCCGAACGAAAGCGGTTCTGGTACGCCGGCTTCGACCTTCGCCGATCAGCTGAAGCGGGGTGTCAAAGACGGAATTATCGGTGACCGGGAGGAACAGCAGCCGGTGTTTCAACCAACCCCGGTCCCGCAGCAGCAGGAAGCCGCCCGCCCGGTGGAGGCAGAACCGAAGGTCGAACCACGCGAGCCACGCAGGTCTCGCATGGAATCGGATGAGGAGTGGAATGCCAGGATGCTTCGCGAACAGCGGGAACAGATCTTTCGCGAACAGCAGCGCCAGCGCATGGCAAGCCTACAGGCAAAAGGGGCGGCCCTAGACTCGCCGCTGAAAGTCGACATCACCGATGTCTCGGCGCAAGCGCCAGGCGCTGCTTCTGCCGGACCGCGTCAATCGAACAGCGCGACGAACGGCTCACAGGATCTCTATGCCGCAGCGTTGAGAGCGGGCGCTGCGGGTCAGGTCGATCAGAACGGACAAACTTCCAAGGAAGATTTCTTCAACGCGGACATCAAGGATCTCGGCTACTTGCCCAATCAGGTCGTACCTCAGCAGTCACGCTACGAACTCAAACGTGGATCGGTGATCCCCGCGACACTGATCACCGGCATCAATTCCGACTTGCCGGGCCGCATTACTGCCCAGATCAGCCAGAACGTTTATGATAGCGCGACCGGCCACTACACGCTTGTGCCGCAAGGGACGAAGCTTCTTGGTCGTTACGACAGCAAGGTCTCATTCGGCCAAAACCGCGTCCTCGTCGTCTGGACCGATATCATCTTCCCGAATGGCTCGACCCTGCAGATCGGCGGTATGGCCGGGACCGACTCGGAAGGCTATGGCGGTTTCAGCGACAAGGTCGACAACCACTATCTACGGACCTTCGGCTCGGCCGCACTCGTCGCGCTTATCGGGACAGGGATCGACATGTCGATGCCTCAGAGCTCTACCCTTGCCACGCAAGACACGGCCTCCGACGCTGCGCGCAGGAATTTTGCAGAAACTTTTGGACGGGTCGCCGAGCAGACCATCTCGAAAAATCTCAATGTCCAGCCGACGATCAAGATAAGGCCAGGTTACAGTTTCAATGTGCTCGTTGATCAGGACATCATTTTTCCGGGCAATTACAGCAACTGA
- the trbH gene encoding conjugal transfer protein TrbH translates to MQLYRLIPIVLALSLAGCQTATDGLSTSAAPAEVTGPAAGAIAGDMAGRFAEQAGSTTTPIKLHKDTSEFSVALEAALKGWGFAIVTDDKSASVKDAPKPVELAYSIAALDGQVLARLSTDTMELGRAYSVSNGVATPASPLSLMKRN, encoded by the coding sequence ATGCAGCTTTATCGCCTCATTCCGATTGTCCTTGCCCTCAGCCTAGCCGGATGCCAGACCGCAACCGACGGACTGTCCACCAGCGCAGCACCCGCTGAGGTCACCGGGCCCGCCGCCGGTGCCATCGCTGGCGACATGGCAGGACGGTTCGCCGAGCAAGCCGGATCGACGACCACTCCCATCAAACTGCACAAGGACACCTCCGAATTCTCCGTCGCGCTCGAAGCTGCTTTGAAAGGATGGGGCTTTGCCATCGTCACCGATGACAAGAGCGCAAGCGTGAAGGATGCGCCCAAGCCGGTCGAGTTGGCCTACTCGATCGCTGCCCTAGACGGACAAGTGCTGGCGCGCCTTTCGACTGACACGATGGAGCTCGGCCGAGCTTACTCGGTCAGCAATGGTGTGGCGACGCCGGCAAGCCCCCTTTCCCTTATGAAGCGAAACTGA
- a CDS encoding conjugal transfer protein TrbF, with protein sequence MAGHPAPENPYLAARQEWSERYGSYVKAASAWRAVGILSLGMAVIGFGYALYLSTQVKLVPYIVEVDKLGNTVSGGFPQQIEYADTRVVRATLGNFVTSFRSITPDAVVQKQYIDRTYALLRTSDPSTQKVNAWFRGNSPFEKAVNATVAIEVNNIVALSNQTYQIDWTEYERDRKGKEVATRRFRGIATVSITSPQDEATIRLNPIGVYVTDFDWTAQL encoded by the coding sequence ATGGCAGGGCATCCCGCACCTGAAAACCCGTACCTTGCCGCGAGGCAGGAATGGTCAGAACGTTACGGCTCCTACGTCAAGGCAGCCTCCGCCTGGAGGGCCGTTGGCATCTTGAGCCTGGGAATGGCTGTGATCGGCTTCGGCTACGCGCTTTACCTCAGCACGCAGGTCAAGCTCGTCCCGTATATCGTCGAGGTTGATAAGCTCGGGAACACGGTTTCCGGCGGCTTCCCGCAGCAGATCGAGTATGCGGACACGCGGGTCGTTCGCGCGACGCTCGGGAACTTCGTGACCAGCTTCCGTTCGATCACACCAGATGCGGTGGTCCAGAAGCAATATATCGACCGCACCTATGCCCTCCTGCGGACGAGCGATCCCTCGACGCAAAAGGTCAATGCATGGTTCCGCGGCAACTCGCCGTTCGAAAAGGCGGTCAACGCGACCGTCGCGATCGAGGTGAACAACATCGTCGCGCTTTCGAACCAGACCTACCAGATCGACTGGACCGAGTACGAGCGCGATCGGAAAGGCAAGGAGGTCGCGACCCGACGTTTCCGGGGCATCGCGACCGTGTCGATCACATCACCACAAGACGAAGCAACAATCCGGCTCAATCCGATCGGCGTGTACGTGACCGATTTCGACTGGACCGCGCAACTTTAA